One genomic segment of Desulfonatronum thioautotrophicum includes these proteins:
- a CDS encoding NAD(P)/FAD-dependent oxidoreductase: MTTSPTTSTADVVIIGGGPAGLFAAFYLAEHTDLRIVLVDKGRSPLRRTCPIGQNQSPTCHHCKPCNILSGIGGAGLFSDGKLNFIHILGKTDLTQFLSPDQARALIRESEEVFTRFGMDGPVYPTDMEKAQEIRKQAKKAGIDLLLIRQKHLGSDKLPDHIAAMADYIRDKGVIIRSGEDVQDILVDQGKVAGVTTDKGTLQCRHVILAPGRVGADWAGRIAQSHGINLTQRGIEVGVRVEVHNDILHDLTNIIYDPTFFIQTRKYDDQTRTFCTNRGGYVSLENYQNFVCVNGHAYLDKKSENSNFAFLSKVVLTEPVTDNQAYGESIGRLASLIGGGKPILQRFGDLKRGRRSTWNRISKGFIRPTLSNVTCGDIAMALPERILTNLVEGLEKLNCVVPGVANDETLLYAPEIKFFATQMETDADLRTSLPGMYVAGDGPGVAGNIVSAAATGLLAAKGIIKDLGA, encoded by the coding sequence TTGACAACATCACCGACAACCTCCACTGCGGACGTGGTTATTATCGGCGGCGGGCCGGCCGGTCTTTTCGCCGCCTTTTATCTTGCCGAGCATACGGACCTGCGCATCGTGCTGGTGGACAAAGGCAGATCCCCCTTGCGAAGAACGTGCCCCATCGGCCAGAACCAAAGCCCGACCTGTCATCATTGCAAACCCTGCAACATCCTTTCTGGAATTGGTGGTGCAGGCCTGTTTTCCGACGGGAAGCTGAACTTCATCCACATCCTTGGCAAAACGGATCTGACCCAGTTCCTTTCTCCGGATCAGGCCCGCGCTTTGATCCGGGAAAGCGAGGAAGTGTTCACCCGGTTCGGGATGGATGGTCCGGTCTATCCCACGGACATGGAAAAGGCCCAGGAAATTCGCAAACAGGCCAAAAAGGCCGGAATCGATCTGCTGCTGATCCGGCAAAAACACCTGGGCAGCGATAAACTGCCGGACCACATCGCGGCCATGGCTGACTATATCCGGGATAAAGGCGTGATTATCCGTTCCGGAGAGGACGTTCAGGACATCCTGGTAGACCAGGGCAAGGTCGCCGGGGTGACAACGGACAAGGGAACCTTGCAATGCCGACACGTCATTCTCGCCCCTGGTCGAGTCGGCGCCGATTGGGCCGGACGCATTGCCCAGTCCCACGGCATTAACCTGACCCAGCGGGGGATCGAGGTTGGCGTGCGCGTGGAGGTGCACAATGATATCCTTCATGACCTGACCAACATCATCTACGACCCAACTTTTTTCATCCAGACGCGCAAATACGACGACCAGACTCGGACATTCTGTACGAATCGCGGGGGATACGTCTCCCTGGAAAACTACCAGAACTTCGTTTGCGTCAACGGCCATGCCTACCTGGACAAAAAGTCCGAAAACAGCAATTTCGCTTTTCTCTCCAAAGTGGTGCTGACTGAGCCGGTCACGGATAACCAGGCGTACGGCGAATCCATTGGACGCCTGGCCAGCCTGATCGGTGGAGGCAAGCCGATTTTGCAACGCTTCGGGGATCTCAAACGTGGCCGTCGCAGCACCTGGAACCGCATCTCCAAAGGATTCATCCGGCCAACCCTCTCCAACGTTACCTGCGGGGACATTGCCATGGCCCTGCCTGAACGGATCCTGACCAACCTTGTGGAAGGCCTGGAAAAACTCAATTGCGTTGTCCCTGGGGTAGCCAACGACGAGACACTATTATACGCTCCGGAGATAAAATTCTTCGCCACCCAGATGGAAACCGATGCGGATCTGCGCACCTCCCTGCCGGGTATGTACGTTGCCGGAGATGGCCCAGGTGTTGCCGGCAACATCGTTTCCGCTGCAGCCACCGGCTTGCTTGCCGCAAAAGGCATTATCAAGGACCTGGGGGCCTAG
- a CDS encoding phenylacetate--CoA ligase family protein, whose translation MTRKDRTEGIYSRREVLDESERRQYYQIHLKDLLTYAYRYSEDVKKRFDRAQFSPDKFRVLNDLKHIPIIKKKELIFLQTMGPRLGGLLTKDLGELRRIFLSPGPIFDPEDRVDDYWGWTEGFYAAGFRPGDVNMITFNYHLTPAGLMFEEPLRNLGCAVVPAGPGNTNTQLDIMQKLRITGFIGTPSYLMHLAQKGEEAGLNLRKDLYMEVAFVTGEKFPEKLRNNLEKKFDIIMRQGYGTADVGSIGYECFHKNGLHVSNRIFVEICHPDTGIPLKDGEVGEIVVTAFNKTYPLIRLSTGDLSYIDRAPCPCGRSSPRLGTIVGRVDTTARIKGMFVYPHQVEQVMASFEEIKRWQIEVTNPGGIDELALFIEASQFKRENELFHHFREKIGLRPELKIVAPGSLPAQIRPIEDKRKWD comes from the coding sequence ATGACCCGAAAAGACCGTACCGAGGGTATTTACAGCCGCCGGGAAGTACTCGATGAAAGTGAACGGCGGCAATATTACCAGATCCATCTCAAGGACCTGTTGACATACGCCTACAGATATTCCGAAGACGTCAAAAAACGCTTTGACAGAGCTCAGTTCAGTCCGGACAAGTTCAGGGTGCTCAACGATCTGAAGCATATCCCGATCATCAAGAAGAAGGAGCTCATCTTTCTTCAGACCATGGGGCCTCGCCTGGGTGGCTTGCTCACCAAAGATCTGGGAGAGTTGCGTCGCATTTTTCTCTCTCCTGGTCCCATTTTCGACCCTGAAGACCGCGTGGACGACTACTGGGGTTGGACCGAGGGCTTCTACGCTGCCGGATTTCGGCCCGGCGACGTGAACATGATTACGTTCAACTACCACCTCACCCCTGCCGGGCTCATGTTCGAGGAGCCGTTACGCAACCTGGGCTGTGCCGTGGTACCGGCTGGTCCAGGCAATACCAACACCCAGTTGGACATCATGCAGAAGCTGCGGATAACCGGGTTTATCGGGACACCCAGCTACCTGATGCACCTGGCCCAGAAAGGGGAAGAGGCCGGCCTGAACCTGCGCAAGGACCTCTACATGGAGGTGGCTTTTGTCACCGGGGAAAAGTTTCCGGAAAAGCTGCGCAACAATCTGGAAAAAAAGTTCGACATCATCATGCGCCAGGGCTACGGGACCGCGGATGTCGGATCCATCGGCTATGAATGCTTTCACAAAAACGGCCTGCACGTCTCCAACCGCATCTTCGTGGAGATCTGCCACCCGGACACCGGCATCCCGCTCAAGGACGGCGAGGTCGGAGAAATCGTTGTTACGGCCTTCAACAAGACCTATCCGCTGATCCGCCTCTCCACCGGAGACCTGTCCTACATTGACCGGGCTCCCTGCCCGTGCGGTCGCTCTTCACCCCGCCTGGGCACCATTGTCGGACGGGTGGATACCACGGCCCGGATCAAGGGCATGTTCGTCTACCCGCACCAGGTGGAACAGGTCATGGCATCCTTTGAGGAAATCAAGCGCTGGCAGATTGAGGTAACCAATCCCGGCGGCATCGACGAGCTGGCGTTGTTCATTGAAGCCAGTCAATTCAAGCGGGAAAACGAACTCTTTCATCATTTCCGCGAAAAAATCGGCCTGCGACCGGAATTGAAAATCGTGGCTCCCGGCTCGCTTCCAGCCCAGATCCGACCCATCGAGGATAAGCGTAAGTGGGATTGA
- a CDS encoding ChaN family lipoprotein, with protein sequence MGLIPRWAQTILLALVLISTGCARLFPPPLPDPIMPPQPGTLFQADGRILDAAEFAKRSAGQDFILVGESHANACDHHFQAWVVDTLADTGLPILLGLEMVPWSAQSTLDAFHHGDVALDELQYELGWETYWGFDFSLYRPIFEVAEQWNIPVFGLNVPRDLLKRIRADGLQSIPEDERGALPIAIILPPDQQMETIEEEFHRHVDRMPDFTLEAGFDVDRFVMIQSLWDTQMAHVALQHMNRKQQPMVILAGSGHVEYGHGVASRLRQLGHEPSILSVMPWRGGPAPNPAAADLFFYCPEPRRLGLVITWADDQVQVTAVVPGSRAEAAGLLPGDLLVAADGVPITSLEILHQKGMQATKEQRPLRLDVLRDGDTLTIPVNSP encoded by the coding sequence GTGGGATTGATCCCCCGGTGGGCGCAGACGATACTGCTGGCCCTTGTGCTCATCAGTACCGGCTGCGCCCGGCTCTTTCCGCCTCCCCTGCCGGATCCCATCATGCCGCCTCAGCCCGGCACGCTTTTTCAAGCTGATGGGCGGATCCTGGATGCCGCGGAATTCGCGAAGCGCTCAGCAGGACAGGACTTCATCCTGGTCGGCGAGTCCCACGCCAATGCCTGTGACCACCATTTTCAGGCCTGGGTTGTGGATACCCTGGCTGACACCGGCCTACCTATCCTCCTGGGATTGGAAATGGTGCCCTGGTCCGCGCAGTCGACCCTGGATGCGTTTCACCATGGGGATGTTGCCCTGGACGAACTGCAATATGAGCTGGGCTGGGAAACGTATTGGGGCTTTGATTTCTCGCTTTACCGCCCCATTTTTGAGGTAGCCGAGCAGTGGAACATCCCCGTGTTTGGCTTGAATGTTCCCCGGGATCTGCTCAAACGCATCCGGGCGGATGGTCTGCAAAGCATTCCTGAGGACGAGCGCGGGGCACTTCCAATAGCAATTATACTTCCTCCGGACCAACAAATGGAGACCATCGAGGAAGAATTTCACCGCCATGTGGATCGGATGCCGGATTTCACGCTGGAGGCTGGTTTCGACGTGGACCGTTTCGTCATGATCCAGTCCCTGTGGGACACCCAGATGGCTCATGTAGCACTCCAGCACATGAACCGAAAACAGCAGCCCATGGTCATCCTGGCCGGATCCGGGCATGTGGAATACGGCCATGGAGTGGCTTCCCGGCTCCGGCAACTGGGCCACGAGCCCAGCATTCTGTCCGTGATGCCCTGGCGCGGTGGACCGGCACCAAACCCAGCCGCCGCTGACCTTTTCTTCTACTGTCCCGAACCGCGGCGCCTGGGACTGGTCATCACCTGGGCCGACGACCAGGTACAGGTCACCGCTGTGGTTCCGGGCTCGCGGGCCGAAGCTGCCGGCCTGCTTCCCGGAGACCTTCTCGTCGCCGCCGACGGCGTCCCCATTACCTCCCTGGAAATTCTGCACCAAAAAGGAATGCAGGCCACAAAAGAACAGCGACCTTTGCGTCTGGACGTGCTCCGCGACGGTGATACGCTCACGATCCCCGTCAACTCCCCCTGA
- the mutM gene encoding bifunctional DNA-formamidopyrimidine glycosylase/DNA-(apurinic or apyrimidinic site) lyase, with protein MPELPEVETIARGLRPMLTGRSVMNIPHMAAHLAPVGPPAGQTMLHTLVGREIHGVSRRGKLLFLELAQDDVLAFHLRMTGRLGIAPCGTPPDPHVHLLLDLDNGSSLYFQDQRKFGMCTLFSPDQLAAWPFFRDLGPEPLELSPEQFARQIRGKTGRIKALLLDQRIIAGIGNIYADESLFRAGIHPATPANQLTPMQQSQLLAAIQSVLQEAIAAGGSSIRDYRTAAGLVGTFQDTFEVYGRKGLPCKHCNSPLQTTKVAGRTTSFCPSCQAM; from the coding sequence ATGCCTGAACTTCCCGAAGTGGAAACCATTGCCCGTGGTCTCCGTCCCATGCTCACCGGACGTTCCGTCATGAACATTCCGCACATGGCCGCGCATCTGGCACCCGTTGGCCCTCCCGCCGGCCAAACCATGCTTCACACGCTTGTGGGCCGTGAGATCCATGGCGTTTCCCGTCGCGGTAAATTGCTGTTTCTGGAATTGGCACAGGATGACGTCCTGGCCTTTCACCTGCGGATGACAGGACGATTGGGAATTGCTCCCTGTGGGACACCCCCTGATCCCCACGTCCACCTGTTGCTGGACCTGGACAACGGGTCATCGCTGTATTTTCAGGATCAACGTAAATTCGGCATGTGTACGCTGTTCTCCCCGGATCAGCTGGCCGCGTGGCCGTTTTTCCGCGATCTCGGCCCGGAACCTCTGGAGTTGTCCCCGGAGCAATTCGCCAGGCAAATCCGCGGCAAGACCGGCCGAATCAAGGCTCTGCTCCTGGACCAGCGGATTATTGCCGGTATCGGAAACATCTACGCCGACGAAAGCCTCTTTCGGGCAGGAATCCATCCAGCCACCCCGGCAAACCAGCTCACTCCAATGCAACAGAGTCAATTATTGGCCGCCATCCAGTCTGTTCTGCAAGAGGCCATTGCCGCGGGTGGGAGCTCCATTCGAGACTATCGCACCGCGGCCGGACTTGTGGGCACATTCCAGGATACCTTCGAGGTCTACGGCCGCAAGGGACTCCCTTGCAAACACTGCAATAGCCCGCTTCAGACCACAAAAGTCGCCGGGCGGACCACCAGCTTTTGCCCGAGTTGCCAAGCGATGTAA
- a CDS encoding DUF456 domain-containing protein has protein sequence MSFVLAGFFLGFLGLLLTLHVFGLPANWLILAAMAAWGWLNPDFAGGLGFFAILFALCVLGEVVEFAAQVYGGRRYGGSRKGAWAAVIGAIIGGVLGAPFFFGLGAVPGSFLGAYLGSLLIELGQGYPPAAARRAAWGAMWNKVFGTVVKICVGVWMIVLSFDMVWPG, from the coding sequence ATGTCGTTTGTCCTGGCCGGGTTCTTTCTGGGGTTTCTCGGCCTGCTTTTGACCCTGCACGTGTTCGGTCTCCCGGCCAATTGGCTGATTCTGGCCGCCATGGCCGCCTGGGGCTGGCTGAATCCTGATTTCGCGGGCGGGCTCGGTTTTTTCGCCATCCTGTTCGCGCTCTGTGTATTGGGCGAGGTCGTGGAATTCGCAGCCCAGGTGTATGGCGGGCGTCGATACGGCGGAAGCCGGAAAGGGGCCTGGGCCGCGGTTATCGGGGCAATTATCGGGGGCGTTCTGGGCGCCCCCTTTTTTTTCGGGCTGGGAGCAGTTCCCGGCTCCTTTTTAGGGGCCTACTTAGGCAGCCTGCTCATCGAACTGGGCCAGGGCTACCCGCCGGCCGCCGCACGACGGGCCGCCTGGGGGGCGATGTGGAACAAGGTCTTCGGTACGGTGGTCAAGATTTGCGTCGGAGTCTGGATGATTGTCCTGAGCTTCGACATGGTCTGGCCCGGCTGA
- a CDS encoding phenylacetate--CoA ligase family protein, with translation MFFDPLEGVDREELQRLQSVRLRSTVESAVRSPLYRELFQKNNLEVGQIRSLDDLARVPLTEKEHLRSSYPDGLLCRPITDMVRLHASSGTTGAATVIYHTAGDIQTWADLVARCFHMVGVRPGDVFQNMSGYGLFTGGLGIHYGAERLGCLTIPAGAGNSKRQIKLLQDFRVTVIHIIPSYALHLATVFQSLGVEPSGLHLKTALIGAEPHSEEIRRRIEEMYAVKAYNSYGLSEMNGPGVAFECPEQNGMHIWEDAFLPEILDPVTLEPIPEGEVGELVLTTLTREGMPILRYRTRDLTRFLPGECPCGRVHRRIDRIVGRSDDMIIIKGVNIFPMQVERVLMAIPEVGQNYLIVLERQGYLDQFKVQVEVKSEFFVEDMRELKKLQSKITGLLRDELLVTPKVELVEARSLPCSEGKAQRVCDLRGE, from the coding sequence GTGTTTTTCGATCCATTGGAAGGAGTTGATCGCGAGGAACTGCAACGTCTGCAGTCCGTCAGGCTGCGAAGCACTGTGGAATCGGCGGTGCGCTCTCCACTGTACAGGGAGTTGTTTCAGAAAAACAACCTTGAAGTCGGACAAATCCGTTCCCTGGATGACCTGGCGCGAGTGCCCTTGACGGAAAAGGAGCATCTGCGATCCAGCTATCCGGATGGCCTGCTCTGCAGACCAATCACGGACATGGTCCGGCTGCATGCTTCTTCCGGCACAACCGGAGCGGCGACCGTGATTTATCATACCGCCGGAGACATCCAGACATGGGCCGACCTGGTGGCCCGCTGCTTCCATATGGTCGGGGTGCGGCCCGGCGACGTTTTTCAAAACATGAGCGGGTACGGTCTGTTCACCGGAGGACTGGGCATCCACTATGGCGCGGAGCGTCTGGGCTGTCTGACCATTCCTGCCGGCGCGGGCAACAGCAAGCGGCAGATCAAGCTGCTTCAGGATTTTCGCGTCACGGTGATCCACATCATCCCTTCCTACGCCCTGCATCTGGCTACGGTATTTCAATCCCTGGGCGTGGAGCCCAGCGGGTTACATCTGAAAACCGCCCTGATCGGCGCGGAACCCCATTCCGAGGAGATACGCCGAAGGATCGAAGAAATGTACGCTGTGAAGGCCTACAACTCCTACGGACTCTCCGAGATGAACGGTCCCGGCGTAGCTTTCGAGTGTCCGGAGCAAAACGGAATGCACATCTGGGAGGATGCCTTCTTGCCGGAGATTCTCGATCCGGTCACCCTGGAACCGATACCCGAAGGGGAGGTGGGGGAACTGGTGCTGACCACCCTGACCCGCGAAGGCATGCCCATTCTGCGCTACCGCACCCGGGATTTGACCCGCTTCTTGCCTGGAGAGTGTCCTTGCGGCCGGGTGCATCGCCGCATCGACCGTATCGTCGGCCGCAGCGACGACATGATCATCATCAAGGGCGTGAATATCTTCCCGATGCAGGTGGAGCGAGTGCTGATGGCCATTCCGGAAGTGGGGCAGAACTACCTGATCGTGCTGGAGCGGCAGGGGTATCTGGACCAGTTCAAGGTGCAGGTGGAAGTGAAGAGCGAGTTTTTCGTGGAAGACATGCGGGAGCTCAAGAAACTCCAAAGCAAAATTACCGGCCTGCTGCGTGATGAATTGCTGGTTACGCCCAAGGTGGAACTGGTGGAGGCCAGAAGCCTGCCTTGCTCCGAGGGCAAGGCCCAGCGGGTGTGCGATTTGCGGGGAGAGTGA
- the dnaB gene encoding replicative DNA helicase, whose product MATTISGKTPPQNLEAEQAVLGGVFFRPDLIDSLLEIVGEDDFYSPAHRSIFQSCIHLYQRRVPVDLVTLSDHLQSTGILEEVGGPVYLASLTESLVAASHAESYARIVRDKAILRRLINAASEIVVACHEGGQDVDKVLDESESAIFAISEAKIKSVFSTTKELVNQVFEHLEKRVERQELVTGVPTGYHKLDEMTAGLQPSDLIIIAARPSMGKTAFALNIAMRAAVLKEVPTAIYSLEMSKEQLMMRMLCAWGKVDLARFRRGFLNDEDWTRLYHAADALSQAAIFIDDTPALGTLDLRARCRRLKSEKKLGLVVVDYLQLMRASRRIDSREQEISEISRSLKGLAKELDLPMIALAQLNRKVEERSNRRPMLSDLRESGAIEQDADVIAFIYRDEVYNKQEGNPKKGIAEIIIGKQRNGPVGEVELAYLDSYTAFENLVDVPPPSESFQSGA is encoded by the coding sequence ATGGCGACGACTATCAGCGGCAAAACACCCCCCCAGAACCTTGAAGCCGAACAGGCGGTTCTGGGGGGGGTTTTTTTTCGTCCGGACCTGATCGACTCCCTCCTGGAAATCGTCGGGGAGGATGATTTTTATTCACCGGCGCACCGCAGCATTTTTCAGTCCTGTATTCATCTCTACCAGCGCCGGGTTCCCGTTGACCTGGTCACCTTGTCCGATCATCTGCAAAGTACGGGGATTCTGGAAGAGGTGGGTGGTCCGGTGTACCTGGCTTCCCTGACCGAGTCCCTGGTGGCCGCTTCCCATGCCGAATCCTATGCCCGGATCGTTCGCGACAAGGCCATTCTGCGCCGCTTGATCAACGCAGCTTCGGAGATCGTTGTTGCCTGTCACGAGGGCGGGCAGGACGTGGACAAGGTGCTTGACGAATCAGAGTCGGCGATTTTTGCCATTTCTGAGGCAAAGATCAAAAGTGTTTTTTCCACCACCAAAGAGCTGGTCAACCAGGTTTTTGAACATCTGGAAAAGCGGGTGGAACGCCAGGAGTTGGTCACTGGTGTGCCCACCGGATACCACAAGCTGGACGAGATGACGGCCGGGCTGCAGCCATCGGACCTGATCATCATCGCTGCCCGTCCAAGCATGGGCAAAACAGCCTTTGCTTTGAACATTGCCATGCGGGCCGCGGTGTTGAAGGAGGTACCCACGGCGATATACTCCCTGGAGATGTCCAAGGAGCAGCTGATGATGCGGATGCTCTGCGCCTGGGGCAAGGTTGACCTGGCCAGGTTTCGCCGCGGTTTTTTGAATGATGAGGATTGGACCCGCCTGTACCATGCCGCGGATGCCCTCTCCCAGGCAGCCATTTTTATCGACGACACTCCGGCTCTGGGGACTTTGGACCTGCGGGCCCGGTGTCGCAGGCTGAAATCCGAGAAAAAGCTGGGCCTGGTGGTTGTTGATTACCTGCAGTTGATGCGGGCCAGCCGCCGCATAGATTCCCGTGAACAGGAAATTTCCGAGATTTCTCGAAGCTTGAAGGGGTTGGCCAAGGAATTGGACCTGCCCATGATCGCCCTGGCCCAGCTTAACCGGAAGGTCGAGGAGCGAAGCAACCGGCGGCCCATGCTGTCGGACTTGCGCGAATCCGGCGCGATCGAACAAGATGCGGATGTGATTGCGTTTATTTACCGCGATGAAGTGTACAACAAGCAGGAAGGCAATCCCAAGAAGGGCATTGCGGAGATCATCATCGGCAAGCAGCGCAACGGGCCTGTGGGCGAGGTAGAACTGGCCTATCTGGACTCGTACACGGCGTTTGAAAACCTGGTCGACGTCCCACCGCCCTCGGAGAGTTTTCAATCCGGCGCGTAA
- the rplI gene encoding 50S ribosomal protein L9, protein MEVILRTNMDNLGALGQVVNVKPGYGRNYLIPQGLAMLATPGNKKRFELERKKLQEKLDAVRFAAQELADKISAVSLRIPVRVGEGDRLYGSVTSANISDLLQADHGLDVDKKIILLDDPLRALGDYTIEVRVYQDIRAQLQVAVVRHDADRTAQAETEGSETAQEMPTDVINPATGALPVEE, encoded by the coding sequence ATGGAAGTTATTTTACGCACGAACATGGACAACCTGGGAGCACTTGGCCAGGTGGTCAATGTTAAACCGGGTTATGGCCGCAACTACTTGATTCCACAAGGCTTGGCCATGCTGGCTACACCGGGCAACAAAAAGCGTTTTGAACTGGAGCGCAAGAAGCTGCAGGAAAAACTCGATGCCGTGCGGTTCGCTGCCCAGGAATTGGCCGATAAGATAAGTGCCGTCTCCCTGCGGATTCCGGTCCGTGTCGGTGAAGGTGACAGACTCTATGGATCCGTGACCTCGGCGAATATTTCCGATTTGTTGCAGGCTGATCACGGGCTGGACGTGGACAAGAAGATCATTTTGCTGGACGACCCCCTGCGGGCACTGGGTGACTATACCATTGAAGTCCGCGTATACCAGGACATCCGCGCCCAATTGCAGGTCGCCGTGGTTCGTCACGATGCAGACCGGACGGCCCAGGCGGAGACCGAAGGATCTGAGACAGCGCAGGAAATGCCGACGGACGTGATTAATCCTGCGACGGGCGCGCTTCCAGTGGAGGAATAG
- the rpsR gene encoding 30S ribosomal protein S18, with product MAFRKFTPRKKFCRFCASKDLKMDYKRPDLLREFVNDRGKIIARRVTGTCAKHQRELTTEIKRARQMALLYYTATHSVEAMKRTTG from the coding sequence ATGGCGTTTCGAAAGTTTACCCCCCGAAAGAAATTTTGTCGGTTTTGCGCATCCAAGGACCTGAAGATGGACTACAAGCGTCCTGACCTGCTTCGAGAGTTCGTCAACGACCGCGGCAAGATTATCGCCCGTCGCGTGACAGGAACCTGTGCCAAGCATCAACGGGAATTGACCACGGAAATCAAGCGTGCCCGGCAGATGGCTCTGTTGTACTATACGGCCACGCACAGCGTCGAGGCCATGAAACGGACCACCGGTTAG
- the rpsF gene encoding 30S ribosomal protein S6 produces MRHYETLMLFSPEMPGERRQEVLAGISAIVERDGGKILAEDDWGTRTLAYPVHKQTRGHYFRLEYAASGTVVAEMERNLRITDEVYKFLSVKLADTYEAPKES; encoded by the coding sequence ATGCGGCACTATGAAACATTGATGCTCTTCAGCCCGGAAATGCCGGGTGAGCGTCGGCAGGAAGTTCTTGCCGGTATCTCCGCTATTGTTGAGCGGGATGGGGGCAAGATTCTGGCTGAGGACGACTGGGGTACGCGAACCTTGGCCTATCCGGTGCACAAGCAGACCCGAGGCCATTATTTTCGACTGGAATATGCGGCGTCAGGCACCGTGGTCGCAGAGATGGAGCGAAACTTGCGGATTACAGACGAGGTGTACAAGTTTCTTTCCGTAAAGCTGGCCGATACCTACGAAGCACCCAAGGAGAGCTGA